CAGGTAGTTTCCCTGATCTAACTTTTTCAAGGAACCAACTTTCTTTTTGACCGTAGCAAAACATATTTATTTTTTTGACTCTGTATGGAATTTTCTTAAATTCGAGCCATAACCATATCTTCTGACAGTAAGGACACCAAGAATGCCTATCCCTATAGAGGGTAACTAATAAATCATTTTCACTATGCCCAAATAATCTTAAATTTGCGTAGGAATTATTTATACCATGGACTCTATCATGATCTTCAACTTCAAATTTATTTAAATCATCCCATGACAAAATCTCATTCATTATTTGAATTAAAGCTATAAACTAACGTTATAATAATTGATTAAAAAGGTCTTGGAATTTGAATTTGATTTAATTGTTGTTGGCGCTGGATCTGGAGGACTCGCCGCGGCTAAACGTGCGGCTAGTTATGGAGCAAAAGTCGCAATCATAGAAGTAAATCAAATAGGAGGAACTTGTGTGATAAGGGGATGTGTTCCTAAAAAATTGATGGTTTATGCCGCTAAAAGTAAAAAAAATATTGATTTTTCTGAAGGATATGGATTAAAAAATGAAGGGATTAATTTTGAGTCAAATGTTTTATTGAAGAATGTTAGAGAGGAGGTTTCTAGATTAAGTAATTTACATAGAAATTCTTTAAAGAAATTGAATATAACTGTTTTTGAAGGCTTAGGAAGATTTACGACTCAAAATGAATTAGAAATTATTTGTCCAAAAACGAAGAAAATTAAAAATAAAATCAGTTCAAAAAAAATTCTTATTTCAGTTGGAGGTAAACCAAAGAAATTAAGGATTCCTGGAGTAGATTTGGCATGGACTAGTGATGATATTTTTGAATTAGAAAAGTTTCCCAAATCAATATTAATAGTAGGAGGCGGATATATTGCTTGTGAATTTGCTTCTATTTTCAGAAATTTAGGTACTGAAGTAACCCAATTAATCAGAGGTCAACATTTACTTAATGGTTTTGATGAGGATCTTTCTTCATGCTTAGAGGAGTCACCTACTTTTTCTGAAATCAATATAATCTCAAATACTCAACTAAAGTCTATCAACAGAGTAAATGGAAATCTGGAATCTACCCTAGACTCAGGGGATAAACTCCTAACTAATAATATCCTTATTGCTACAGGAAGAGAACCAAATCTTCTGCCTTTAAATTTAGATTTTTTAAATCTAAAAATGGATGGCCAATATTTAGATGTTGATGAACTTAATCAAACAAGCAATGCAAATATTTTTGCAGTTGGCGATATAATAAATAAACCAAACTTAACTCCTGTAGCAATAGAACAAGGGAGAGTTTTTTCGGATAATTTTTTTAACGATCAAAAAAGAAAAGTAAATTATGAATATATCCCTAAGGCCGTTTTTACTATTCCTGAAATTTCAACAGTTGGCTTAAGTGAGAAAAGAGCTAAAGAGATTTACTCTGAAAAAAATATAAAAATTTTCAAATGCAAATTTACCCCTATGTCTAATACCTTTAAAAAGAATAAATCAAAATGTATGTTGAAGATTGTAGTTCACAAGCTAACTGACAAAGTCTTGGGATGTCATATGTTTGGAGAAACATCATCTGAGATTATTCAAATGGTATCAATTTCATTAAATGCAGGGATAACAAAAAAAGACTTTGATATTACTATGGCTTTGCACCCAACCATCTCAGAAGAATTCGTAACTATGTACGGATAAAATTATGAATTAGAAAATTTTAATTTTTCTTGAAAAATGAGAAACACTATAAGTAGAGCAAAGTAAATAAATAAACCTATCCTCAATTCAGAAAGAAAGTTAAATCCATTTAGGAAAAGTATCTTATCGATAATGTAAAAAATATAAAGATTAAGCAAAATAAATCCTTCAATTCGGGTGATTTTCCCTTTGCTCCAGAAAATCGGCAAGCATGCGAAGGTAGTTAAAACCATAAAAGGTAAGTCAACTTTTATTAGACTTTGTTCAATTACTAAACCTTTAAATCCTGAAAAAATACTGCAACTTCCAAGGATTAGAAGTTGATTGAGCAAATTGCTTCCTATTACATTCCCAATCGCAAGATCTGTTTTGCCTTTAAATGCAGCAATTATTGAGGCTACTAATTCTGGTAAAGATGTCCCAGTGGAGACGATAGTTAAACCAATAACAATTTCATTTACACCCAAAAGATTAGCAAGCGTTTGAGAACCATTTACTAAAATATTTGAACCAAAGCTTAAAAGAAATATTCCCAATATTAACTTTAGTAAAATATTAAGCTTTCCTTTGTAATTATCTTTTAATTCTTCTATCTCAGGTTCAGCATCTTTTGTCTCCTCTCCTTTCTCATTAATAGTATTGATTTCCCATATTGTATTTAAAATTAAACAAAATATTAGAAATACCCCTGCTTGCAATGTTAATAAGCCTGTTGATGACATAGCCCAAACTCCACAAGAAATTGCCATTAAAAGAGGCACATCTCTTCTGACTATTCTGCTTTTTACCTTAAGAGGTGTTATCAAAGAGCTTATACCCAAAACAACGAGAACATTAAAAATATTACTTCCAATTACATTGCTTGCCGCAAGCGAATCGCTGCCTTTTAAAACTGAACTTAAACTTACCAACAACTCAGGAGCGCTTGTTCCAAGAGAAACAACTGTTAAACCAATTACTATTTGAGGTATTCTTAAAATTAAAGATAAAAATATGGCTCCTTGAATAAAGAACTCTCCTCCAGCAAAAAGTAGAACTATGCCTAAAACTATTTCTATTATTGGAAATAAAAAATCATTCATAATTAGGCATTTATTTTGATAATAAAAATTTTCATAATTGTTTAATAACTATCCTCAAATATCTATAATTTATTGTCAATTTTAATTTGCTGTTAAAATTGATTAAGTAGAAAAAATTTTGAAGACTTTAACCATAATAAAACCTGATGATTGGCATTTGCATTTAAGAGAAGGTCTTGTATTAAAAAATATCATTCATTTTACTTCAGAATATTTTGGAAGAGCAATAGTCATGCCAAATACTAAAAGACCCATCACATCAATCAATAGAGCTATTTTTTATAAGAAATCTATTGTTGAAGCGTTACCAGAAAGTTCTAAGTTTGAACCACTAATGACAATTTATCTTACAGATGATACTGATAAAGGGGAACTAATAAATGGTTTTAAAAATAATGTCTTTTTCGCAGCAAAATTATATCCTGCTAATGCAACAACAAATTCCAGTCATGGAGTAAGGAAAATAGAAAATCTATATAAGATCTTTGAATTAATGCAAGATTCTGGAATGCCTCTTTTAATTCATGGGGAAGTAACTGATTCTGAAGTAGATGTATTCGATAGAGAAGAAGTTTTTATAGATAAAGAACTCTCTCAAATAACTAAAAGATTTCCAAAATTAAAAATCGTTTTAGAACATATAACTACTTCATATGCAGTGAATTTTGTTCAAGAAAATAATATTGCAGCTACTATAACTCCTCATCATTTGCATATAAATAGAAATGCAATGTTTTTTGGAGGTTTAAATAGTGATTTTTACTGCTTACCAGTTGCTAAGAGGGAAAATAATAGACTCGCTTTAAGGAAAGCTGCAACAAGTGGGGAGAAATGTTTTTTCTTGGGGACTGACTCTGCTCCACATCTAAGAAAGTGGAAGGCTTTTTGTGGATGTGCAGGTATTTTTAATTCGCCAGTAGCTATAGAAAGCTATTTAACGGTATTCGAAGAGGAGGATGCACTAGATAATTTTGAAAAGTTTGCAAGTTTGAATGGCCCTAATTTTTATAATGTGCTCCCTAATAAAGAAAAATTAAAATTAGTTTCTAGACCCAATAAAATTAATGAATTTATTGATGTAGTTGAAGAAAAAAATATTGTCGGACAAATAAAACCATTTCATGCAGGTGAAACTTTACAATGGCAAGTAGAAGGGATAGTAAATTAAAAAATTAGATTTAATCTGACAATTAAAAATGTAAATATTCCAATTTTTCTTGGTTAAATGGGTTGCTTTCGGCTACGATAAAAAAGCGCAAATTCCTTTGGGAGTGTGGCGGAATTGGTAGACGCGCCGGACTTAAAATCCGTCGAGCGATTTAGCTCGTGGGGGTTCAAGTCCCCCCACTCCCATTATTTAATTATTTATTTTTAGTTCTGACGATAACTTCCAATAGTTGTTATGTTTTAACTAAGCAACCATAAATTAAAATGGAAAGTTTTTTCAATAATTCATTCGCTACTTTAATTGCTTATATCGGAATTATTTCTACCTATTTATTGGTTATCCCATTGTTACTATTTTACTGGATGAATAATAGATGGAATATTATGGGGAAATTTGAAAGATTAGGGATTTATGGCCTTGTATTTCTTTTCTTTCCAGGTTTAATTTTATTTTCTCCATTTTTAAATCTCAGACTAAAAGGAAGTGGTAAAGGGTAAATAATTGACTAAAGGAAAAGTTATACAAATAGGTTTATTTATTTCATTAATAGGATTAATTAGTTATAAATTTGTACCTCAAATTGGTGTCGATAATTTTACGGCCACTACTCTATCAAGTTGTATTTTAATTTTGATTGTTATTACTTGGGTAACGTCTTATGTTTATAGAGTTGTAAATGGAAAAATGACTTTTATGGAACAAAGGAAGCGTTATAGAAAAGAGTATGAAAAAGTTGTTAATGATAAACTAGAAACCAAATTCAACTCATTGTCAAAGGAAGAGCAGCAAAAACTTATGGAAGATTTAGAGAAAAATTCATAAATTTTTCATAGAAAAATATCTAAAAATTATGAAAGATAACAAAATGCAAATTACTAAAAATGAATCTTTATCTAAGATAGATGAGATGTTTTGTGAGTTAAAAAATAAAAAAAAATTTGCTTTAATGCCTTTTATAATGGCTGGAGATCCCAATATTGAAATAACGTCTGAGATCTTATTAAGGTTACAAGAAAATGGAGCTGACCTTATTGAGTTAGGTATCCCTTATAGTGACCCACTCGCAGATGGACCTGTTATTCAAGTGGCGGCCTCTCGCGCCTTAAAGTCAGGTACTAGCTTAAGAAAAGTAATTAAACTTTTAGAGTCTTTGAAAGGTAAATTAAATATTCCCATCATCCTTTTTTCTTACTTGAATCCATTACTATGTTTTGGCTTTGAAAGGTTTTGTGAGATGGCATCTGATGCGGGAGTTTCTGGACTAATAGTTCCTGACCTCCCTTTGGAGGAAGCTTATAAATTTTCTAAAATAGTTAGTAACCATTCTATGGACTTAATTTTATTGGTAGCGCCAACTACTCCTTTTGAAAGAATGAAACAAATATCAAATCATACAAAAGGTTTTACTTATTTGGTAAGTGTAACAGGTGTTACTGGTGAGAGAAACAAAATGGAAAGTAGAGTAGAAAATCTTATCGCTAAATTAAAAGATATAAATAGCAATCCAATTGCTGTTGGTTTTGGAATATCAACTCCAAAACATGTTAATAAAGTTCGTGAGTGGGGAGCAGATGGAGTAATTATTGGGAGTGCATTTGTAAAACGAATCTCGAGCTCAAGTGAAAAAGATGTTGTCGATCATGTTGGTGAGTTTTGTAAAGAAATGCGTTTAGCTGCTGATCAAAAAAAATAAATACAAAGATAATTTATTAATTAAAAGAATTATTTATAGAAAATTAATTAAAAATGTTATGACCAATTTATTTTTGTTGTCTTCAAGATTCTTCTGTAGGTAATAATCTGATTTGTTTTCTTCCGAGCTTAATTTCGAATTCATCACCTGCTTTTAAATCAAGAAGTGCTGTATATGCTTTCCCAATCAGAAGATTTCCATTGCCTTGAACTGTAGCAATATAACTAAGTTTTCTGCCACCTTTTCCAATACCTGCAACTCCAGAATCACCAAGATTAACCCCTTTTGCTTCTAAAAGTGCTTCATAAAATGCGGTAAAGTTTAAGCGTTCACCTCCGTTTTTCTTAGTGGAAACATATCCACAGGCGCGAACTAGGTCAGATTTGCTAACATCACCAAGTTCTTTAACTTTTGCAAGGAGATCGCTACCAGTTAGCATAATTAATTAAAAGAAAGTTGTATTAAATAACATAGCAATCTGCGTGTAATATATGCAATTATTAAGTATCTATTCATTCAATTATTTATATTTAAAAATGGAAAAGTTTGTAGTTTTTGGAAGGTACTGTGAAGATGCAATTATTAAAAGGGAACCGTTTCGAGAACAACATCTTAAGAGACTTAAAAACTTAAAAAATAGGGATATTTTAATTACATTAGGGCCAACAAAATGTACCAAATATTTGTTTGGAATTTTTAATGCTAAT
This window of the Prochlorococcus marinus XMU1410 genome carries:
- the gorA gene encoding glutathione-disulfide reductase — its product is MEFEFDLIVVGAGSGGLAAAKRAASYGAKVAIIEVNQIGGTCVIRGCVPKKLMVYAAKSKKNIDFSEGYGLKNEGINFESNVLLKNVREEVSRLSNLHRNSLKKLNITVFEGLGRFTTQNELEIICPKTKKIKNKISSKKILISVGGKPKKLRIPGVDLAWTSDDIFELEKFPKSILIVGGGYIACEFASIFRNLGTEVTQLIRGQHLLNGFDEDLSSCLEESPTFSEINIISNTQLKSINRVNGNLESTLDSGDKLLTNNILIATGREPNLLPLNLDFLNLKMDGQYLDVDELNQTSNANIFAVGDIINKPNLTPVAIEQGRVFSDNFFNDQKRKVNYEYIPKAVFTIPEISTVGLSEKRAKEIYSEKNIKIFKCKFTPMSNTFKKNKSKCMLKIVVHKLTDKVLGCHMFGETSSEIIQMVSISLNAGITKKDFDITMALHPTISEEFVTMYG
- a CDS encoding calcium/sodium antiporter; its protein translation is MNDFLFPIIEIVLGIVLLFAGGEFFIQGAIFLSLILRIPQIVIGLTVVSLGTSAPELLVSLSSVLKGSDSLAASNVIGSNIFNVLVVLGISSLITPLKVKSRIVRRDVPLLMAISCGVWAMSSTGLLTLQAGVFLIFCLILNTIWEINTINEKGEETKDAEPEIEELKDNYKGKLNILLKLILGIFLLSFGSNILVNGSQTLANLLGVNEIVIGLTIVSTGTSLPELVASIIAAFKGKTDLAIGNVIGSNLLNQLLILGSCSIFSGFKGLVIEQSLIKVDLPFMVLTTFACLPIFWSKGKITRIEGFILLNLYIFYIIDKILFLNGFNFLSELRIGLFIYFALLIVFLIFQEKLKFSNS
- the pyrC gene encoding dihydroorotase, which gives rise to MKTLTIIKPDDWHLHLREGLVLKNIIHFTSEYFGRAIVMPNTKRPITSINRAIFYKKSIVEALPESSKFEPLMTIYLTDDTDKGELINGFKNNVFFAAKLYPANATTNSSHGVRKIENLYKIFELMQDSGMPLLIHGEVTDSEVDVFDREEVFIDKELSQITKRFPKLKIVLEHITTSYAVNFVQENNIAATITPHHLHINRNAMFFGGLNSDFYCLPVAKRENNRLALRKAATSGEKCFFLGTDSAPHLRKWKAFCGCAGIFNSPVAIESYLTVFEEEDALDNFEKFASLNGPNFYNVLPNKEKLKLVSRPNKINEFIDVVEEKNIVGQIKPFHAGETLQWQVEGIVN
- a CDS encoding NAD(P)H-quinone oxidoreductase subunit L; its protein translation is MESFFNNSFATLIAYIGIISTYLLVIPLLLFYWMNNRWNIMGKFERLGIYGLVFLFFPGLILFSPFLNLRLKGSGKG
- a CDS encoding DUF3007 family protein, which translates into the protein MTKGKVIQIGLFISLIGLISYKFVPQIGVDNFTATTLSSCILILIVITWVTSYVYRVVNGKMTFMEQRKRYRKEYEKVVNDKLETKFNSLSKEEQQKLMEDLEKNS
- the trpA gene encoding tryptophan synthase subunit alpha, giving the protein MKDNKMQITKNESLSKIDEMFCELKNKKKFALMPFIMAGDPNIEITSEILLRLQENGADLIELGIPYSDPLADGPVIQVAASRALKSGTSLRKVIKLLESLKGKLNIPIILFSYLNPLLCFGFERFCEMASDAGVSGLIVPDLPLEEAYKFSKIVSNHSMDLILLVAPTTPFERMKQISNHTKGFTYLVSVTGVTGERNKMESRVENLIAKLKDINSNPIAVGFGISTPKHVNKVREWGADGVIIGSAFVKRISSSSEKDVVDHVGEFCKEMRLAADQKK
- a CDS encoding AbrB family transcriptional regulator, with translation MLTGSDLLAKVKELGDVSKSDLVRACGYVSTKKNGGERLNFTAFYEALLEAKGVNLGDSGVAGIGKGGRKLSYIATVQGNGNLLIGKAYTALLDLKAGDEFEIKLGRKQIRLLPTEES
- a CDS encoding YciI family protein produces the protein MEKFVVFGRYCEDAIIKREPFREQHLKRLKNLKNRDILITLGPTKCTKYLFGIFNANDVNELKDLIEEDIYWEKGIWINYDIYPWIQAF